AACAAGACCATTTTTATTACTGGTGCCTCGTCTGGTATTGGTAAAACAACCGCTAAACTATTTGCGGCTAAAGGCTGGAATGTAATTGCCACCATGCGCAAGCCCGAAAATGAAACTGAGCTCAACTTGTTGGACAATGTGAAGCTGCTGCCCTTGGACGTAACAAGTGTGCAGCAGATCCAAGACACTACGCAGAAAGCGTTAGCGTTAGGCCCCGTTGACGTAGTATTCAACAACGCTGGCTATGCCCTGCTAGGACCCCTGGAGGCTGCTACTGACGAGCAGTTGGTACGCCAGATGGAAACCAATTTTCTAGGTGTGGTGCGCGTTACCCAAGCCTTTATTCCAAGTTTCAGGGCTAGAAAAGCTGGCCTGTTTATTACCACCAGTTCCTCGGCTGGGTTGATGGCTTTTCCGGTGAGCTCGATGTATGATGCCAG
This Hymenobacter sp. GOD-10R DNA region includes the following protein-coding sequences:
- a CDS encoding SDR family oxidoreductase: MNKTIFITGASSGIGKTTAKLFAAKGWNVIATMRKPENETELNLLDNVKLLPLDVTSVQQIQDTTQKALALGPVDVVFNNAGYALLGPLEAATDEQLVRQMETNFLGVVRVTQAFIPSFRARKAGLFITTSSSAGLMAFPVSSMYDASKWALEGWSESLSFELRQFGIGIKNIEPGLVATEIGDKGVIVSHPEYDELANKFFAAISSPSGVVSTSEQIAEVVYEAATDDTDTLRYVCGEDAKALYAQRLTVGDEAFRKGVMQMFAG